In Lineus longissimus chromosome 13, tnLinLong1.2, whole genome shotgun sequence, one genomic interval encodes:
- the LOC135497880 gene encoding uncharacterized protein LOC135497880 isoform X1, with amino-acid sequence MSRRKQHRPQHIVEDENTNNASESMQAHTDDCGLHDNGNQQRHAVDELSPNEQEVMDAVQPSVSDQPPGVEDGDLSADLETAVIGSDNPGSNDTEIVTDRRETISDQPLQEDSRKGSNDMKTRPVENHHRTSDRGSSDSKLDTKDNDVAMVEENTVSEPYQKDEERSYQTFPSETQSPRRSSGDRSPRRSSGRRRSSTVLYNVDHEEPRFRYSQPKSPGAVKKIKLDSRKCPFCGIQKKSPSDLERHLRSHTGEKPFVCQVCKKEFKAKRSVQYHEYMEHGIESKETNLMDRYRERKIRMAMEKKVASDYLRFGARKRGRLLNSYNAFNDTGAAGLDIKTEPEDWSFFSGTDELDDEIKMERGNSDPSKKINGPEIDNRLPLVEGTSNAGMHFGVNPDQNRNGVADADCNVVSFESSLGQLVESEFKMFGKKTVSENSADGKSDLNSTQEKTFPTPFEDDDSNDSMIFIDKNGTAFVDQDSFDDQTSQSVQSLSFNPDGSYNFGSAQMNSDNQSTPSGSVADNTMMVDQESNTIVLDLETVQLETGIDVTNMTKEEKRAYFLSKRTCLHCGKVCPKPSDLKRHLLVHTGERPYKCRACDRAFKSKGSLQYHEKTNHNFNIDLSHGLKERYLKVKENELRRFVTDGEKPKPDELDTKQKQPSYESSQQPCYQLFGALDTGTVQQILNQNLNDLDEDMPNKEYPQLRNALGYDGQSMTGQWTVVGEKRAEKSESFQIDETNSQSVRIKLEPIDPDDKEVASKTNDSSKNLNSVPQTHSQPTVSSGTLVTLEDQVCTMACSSPMVTPIISNVRSLSTFSDSLTSTLESVVSSTNDAPSALTTVLPSCEIHISRSSKDSTSSQSHSQIRSTPVVSTYDTNEKPSQEHSGSDVISCGSTAQAPYSRSVAMKSPGQLNTEPIPAVPAAPFMMNSPVQLRIPNPGVIQHGPHFRPVTTCPSSCETTKGHLTQSRAPHLQSRTSAAPVGSTSQEHLMSLIRAPPAPLPNIPNPDMLSQSRMFGPTMHYRPIQSRFVPPNHFVSQVQQHPLDKMTLANPVVNPPNVVVKQQRYRDKLVNDLLPDHDNLLDNFTIMKETTFIAKIDASNKKSGESVVLYKCYLCMGKVFDSMQKMKDHMTSHSSIGSKLPYRCPVCQAAFQFRIILLRHLRSLHHWDVEEKDDFSIASHEPALAETPAKEETNATPEPPVPDIPDQDDRLSDVEMLDDDLSSQSLTDFDADESIELAALRSPNEDESHNDMIKNVFESNNHISSLLGAVSRPRRFDGLFRCRFCPKSFFRFFCLQRHERVHTGVKTCYCKQCGRGFSELRNLRHHILRFHSGLDRQELFKLLSRGSPSKKVAEPYVKGLIGRDSAPKWPMPRPRLGPLQLPLLPPERPPSVPASTSTSHMSQSPVEEPEQSSSATALNARLELRSHLEEKIRRKEGVSDDITIVIPSDMPLDDSPATATEPEDNPADIGEGQGQSKNDHDLAVKCQGDESISSGQGQGQEKNDTEKESVEGIKNNNSAEVKDMESVGWNSVSAFPKCEPNQSRSESQKSVQKDLEQNCILDEENIRIENPSTSSEKPKDAEPMSTNQPSMNAGIPCVVNTTNPESTSASKNMINISSPPPMFSPNFLSHTSLPQSFGMAQMSPMNLQLSVNTNGQVTGIPMSPGGPYSLSPRGPFLSPPHMTMLPFSSALLNVPGARPMFQAPMMTSTVPTMTQPSYVMYPPLPVSAPARTPQRSYLQDVAARFNAPDGGDAAVDDKKQRNFSNLSRTHSRVEVICDPQKHEESATPVFLPDGRTLFRCAYCAKEFPNYSDIRRHLNFHEDVRPFKCKMCQYSARTSSQLKVHMMRHQGIREFKCHICHYEGVTQSDLNRHLRSQSHLYLERMGNKCKKCGEDYTSRQVMNHGHICKAQAMHPAIQLGMKKVR; translated from the exons ATGTCAAGAAGGAAGCAGCACAGACCACAGCACATCGTGG AGGATGAAAATACCAACAACGCGTCGGAAAGCATGCAGGCGCACACCGATGACTGTGGTCTCCATGACAACGGCAACCAACAACGGCACGCAGTCGATGAATTGTCGCCTAACGAGCAGGAAGTGATGGATGCTGTTCAGCCTTCTGTGTCGGACCAGCCGCCGGGAGTGGAAGACGGTGATCTGTCGGCCGATTTGGAGACTGCTGTGATTGGTTCAGATAACCCTGGGTCAAATGACACAGAGATTGTAACTGATCGTCGGGAAACGATCTCTGATCAACCGCTTCAAGAGGACTCTAGAAAGGGTTCGAATGACATGAAGACCAGACCTGTCGAAAACCATCATCGAACTTCAGATAGAGGGTCGTCTGACTCTAAGCTGGACACTAAAGACAATGATGTCGCAATGGTTGAAGAGAATACAG tttCCGAACCATACCAAAAAGATGAAGAAAGGTCTTATCAAACCTTTCCCTCCGAGACCCAATCTCCACGTCGTAGCAGTGGAGACAGATCGCCACGCCGCTCGAGTGGGCGTCGTCGCAGCTCGACTGTGTTGTACAATGTTGATCATGAAGAGCCACGATTCCGTTACTCTCAACCCAAGTCACCAGGTGCTGTGAAGAAGATCAAACTAGACAGCCGTAAATGTCCATTTTGTGGCATCCAAAAGAAGAGTCCGTCGGATCTGGAGCGTCACCTACGGTCACATACTGGGGAAAAGCCATTTGTCTGTCAG GTGTGTAAAAAAGAATTCAAGGCTAAGCGAAGTGTGCAATATCACGAATACATGGAACACGGGATCGAATCAAAGGAAACGAATCTGATGGACCGATATCGCGAACGGAAAATACGAATGGCGATGGAAAAGAAAGTTGCGTCAGATTATCTCAGGTTTGGTGCACGTAAACGTGGTAGACTTTTAAATTCTTATAATGCTTTCAACGATACTGGTGCTGCTGGATTGGATATAAAAACTGAACCAGAGGATTGGAGTTTTTTCAGTGGGACTGACGAGTTAGATGATGAGATTAAAATGGAACGGGGCAATTCTGATCCATCGAAAAAAATAAATGGGCCTGAAATAGACAACCGTTTGCCGCTTGTTGAAGGGACGTCGAACGCTGGAATGCATTTCGGTGTGAACCCAGATCAGAATCGTAATGGTGTTGCAGATGCAGATTGCAATGTTGTCTCGTTTGAAAGTAGCCTGGGGCAACTAGTTGAATCAGAGTTCAAAATGTTTGGTAAAAAGACAGTGAGTGAAAATTCTGCGGATGGCAAATCAGACTTAAATTCAACACAAGAGAAAACCTTTCCGACCCCTTTTGAAGATGATGATTCTAATGACAGTATGATTTTCATCGACAAAAATGGCACAGCATTTGTCGATCAGGACAGTTTCGATGATCAGACATCGCAAAGTGTACAAAGTCTCTCCTTTAATCCTGACGGTAGTTACAACTTTGGGTCGGCACAGATGAATTCAGACAACCAGTCTACACCTAGTGGTTCTGTTGCAGACAACACTATGATGGTCGATCAGGAATCCAACACAATCGTTTTGGATTTGGAAACAGTTCAGCTTGAAACAGGTATTGACGTGACAAATATGACGAAGGAAGAAAAACGTGCCTATTTCCTCTCTAAGCGGACATGCCTTCATTGTGGAAAAGTTTGCCCTAAACCAAGTGATCTGAAGAGGCATCTGTTGGTGCATACTGGAGAACGTCCTTACAAATGTCGg GCCTGTGATCGAGCATTTAAATCCAAAGGGTCGCTACAATACCACGAGAAGACCAACCATAACTTCAATATTGACCTCAGCCATGGTCTTAAGGAACGCTATCTCAAGGTCAAAGAAAACGAACTCCGACGCTTTGTCACAGATGGTGAAAAACCAAAACCAGATGAGCTTGACACGAAGCAGAAACAGCCAAGTTACGAGAGTAGCCAGCAGCCATGCTATCAACTATTTGGTGCTTTAGACACAGGAACTGTTCAGCAGATTTTGAATCAGAATTTAAATGATTTAGACGAGGATATGCCAAATAAGGAGTATCCGCAGTTACGCAATGCGCTGGGTTATGATGGGCAGTCCATGACGGGGCAGTGGACTGTCGTTGGTGAGAAAAGGGCAGAAAAAAGCGAGAGTTTTCAAATCGACGAAACAAACAGTCAGTCAGTGAGAATAAAATTAGAACCAATTGACCCTGATGATAAGGAAGTGGCTTCAAAAACGAATGACTCCTCTAAGAATCTTAATTCAGTGCCCCAAACACACTCACAGCCAACAGTTTCATCTGGTACTCTCGTGACTTTAGAAGATCAAGTCTGTACCATGGCTTGCTCATCGCCAATGGTTACACCTATAATATCCAATGTTCGTTCATTGTCAACATTTTCAGACTCCCTCACATCAACTTTGGAGTCGGTCGTTTCCTCAACTAATGATGCGCCCTCTGCGTTAACAACGGTTTTGCCTTCGTGTGAGATACACATCAGCCGCTCTTCAAAAGATTCTACCTCTTCCCAATCGCATAGTCAGATCAGATCTACACCTGTAGTTAGCACTTATGATACAAATGAGAAACCTAGTCAAGAACATAGTGGGAGTGATGTGATATCATGTGGCTCTACTGCTCAGGCACCCTACAGTAGAAGTGTTGCCATGAAGTCTCCCGGACAGCTCAATACGGAGCCCATTCCTGCAGTACCTGCTGCCCCCTTTATGATGAATTCACCGGTCCAGTTGCGTATTCCGAACCCTGGTGTCATACAGCATGGTCCACACTTCAGACCTGTTACAACTTGTCCCAGTAGCTGTGAAACAACAAAAGGACACTTGACGCAAAGTAGAGCTCCCCATCTGCAAAGTCGTACCTCCGCTGCACCTGTGGGTTCTACGAGCCAAGAACATTTGATGTCTCTCATAAGGGCACCCCCTGCACCTCTGCCGAACATTCCAAACCCTGATATGTTGTCTCAGTCTCGAATGTTTGGTCCAACGATGCACTACAGGCCGATACAATCCCGTTTTGTACCGCCCAATCATTTTGTCTCGCAAGTTCAACAGCACCCTTTGGATAAAATGACTCTAGCGAATCCTGTAGTAAACCCGCCAAATGTTGTCGTTAAACAGCAGCGCTACCGCGACAAATTAGTGAATGATTTACTACCAGACCATGACAATCTTCTTGACAATTTCACGATAATGAAGGAGACGACTTTTATTGCCAAGATTGATGCTTCAAATAAGAAATCAGGTGAATCAGTGGTGCTATACAAATGTTATCTGTGCATGGGAAAAGTTTTCGATTCGATGCAAAAAATGAAGGATCACATGACAAGTCACTCAAGTATTGGCTCAAAATTACCATATCGTTGTCCAGTCTGCCAAGCAGCATTTCAATTCCGTATCATACTCTTGCGCCACTTGCGATCACTACACCACTGGGACGTGGAGGAAAAAGACGATTTCAGTATCGCAAGTCACGAGCCCGCCTTGGCAGAAACACCAGCAAAGGAAGAAACAAATGCAACACCTGAACCACCTGTTCCAGACATCCCAGATCAAGATGACCGACTCAGTGACGTTgaaatgttggatgatgatttgtcTTCACAAAGTTTGACTGATTTCGATGCTGATGAGAGCATTGAATTGGCTGCACTAAGATCTCCAAATGAGGACGAATCGCATAATGACAtgatcaaaaatgtttttgaaagtaACAATCATATTTCTAGTCTATTAGGTGCAGTGTCACGACCAAGGAGATTTGATGGACTGTTTAGGTGCCGTTTCTGCCCCAAGTCATTCTTTCGGTTTTTCTGCCTTCAGCGTCATGAGAGGGTGCACACAGGGGTCAAAACATGCTACTGTAAACAGTGTGGACGGGGCTTCAGTGAACTACGCAACCTGCGGCACCATATTCTGCGCTTTCATTCCGGGTTAGATCGGCAGGAACTTTTCAAGTTATTATCTCGCGGAAGCCCGAGTAAAAAGGTAGCTGAACCTTATGTCAAGGGTTTGATTGGAAGGGACTCTGCTCCAAAATGGCCGATGCCTAGGCCTAGACTTGGACCGTTGCAGTTGCCACTCCTTCCTCCAGAACGTCCGCCCTCTGTTCCggcatcaacatcaacatctcaCATGTCACAGTCTCCAGTAGAAGAGCCGGAGCAGTCTTCATCTGCAACTGCACTGAATGCTCGTCTGGAATTACGCTCGCACTTGGAGGAAAAGATTCGTCGCAAAGAGGGTGTGTCGGATGATATTACGATTGTGATTCCATCTGATATGCCTTTGGATGATTCTCCAGCAACTGCTACAGAGCCCGAGGATAATCCTGCTGATATtggtgaaggtcaaggtcaatcaaagaatgatcatGACCTTGCTGTTAAATGTCAAGGTGATGAGAGTATCTCTAGTGGCCAAGGTCAGGGTCAAGAAAAAAATGACACTGAAAAGGAATCTGTAGAAGGAATCAAAAACAATAACAGTGCAGAAGTGAAAGATATGGAGAGTGTGGGATGGAATTCAGTATCTGCATTTCCAAAATGTGAACCAAACCAATCAAGATCAGAATCTCAAAAAAGTGTACAAAAAGACTTGGAACAAAATTGCATTTTGGATGAAGAGAATATACGCATAGAAAACCCGAGCACCAGTTCAGAAAAGCCAAAGGATGCAGAGCCAATGAGTACTAATCAACCTAGTATGAATGCAGGAATCCCTTGTGTTGTAAACACTACTAATCCTGAATCAACCTCAGCTTCAAAAAACATGATTAACATTTCTAGTCCACCACCGATGTTCAGTCCAAATTTTCTCAGTCACACAAGCTTACCACAATCATTCGGGATGGCCCAAATGTCACCTATGAACCTACAGTTATCTGTGAACACAAATGGCCAGGTTACAGGAATCCCTATGTCACCTGGCGGACCTTACAGCCTGTCGCCCCGCGGACCTTTCCTCAGTCCTCCGCACATGACCATGTTGCCATTTAGCTCAGCCCTACTCAATGTCCCTGGTGCTCGCCCAATGTTTCAAGCACCGATGATGACATCCACTGTACCTACCATGACGCAGCCATCGTACGTGATGTACCCGCCCCTGCCTGTTAGTGCGCCTGCCCGCACGCCACAGAGGTCGTATCTCCAGGATGTCGCAGCGAGGTTTAACGCACCAGATGGGGGAGATGCCGCAGTTGACGATAAGAAGCAGAGGAATTTTTCTAACCTGTCAAGAACTCATTCGAG GGTTGAAGTGATCTGTGATCCGCAGAAGCATGAAGAGTCTGCCACCCCAGTGTTCCTGCCTGATGGACGGACATTATTCAGATGTGCATATTGTGCCAAGGAATTCCCCAATTACTCGGACATCAGGAGACATCTAAACTTTCATGAAG ATGTGCGCCCTTTCAAGTGCAAGATGTGCCAGTACAGTGCAAGAACCAGCAGTCAGCTTAAAGTTCATATGATGAGACATCAGG GCATACGTGAGTTCAAGTGTCATATTTGTCATTACGAGGGCGTGACACAGTCTGACCTGAATCGCCACCTCCGATCCCAGTCGCATCTTTACCTGGAGCGCATGGGAAACAAGTGCAAGAAATGCGGAGAGGATTACACGAGCCGACAAGTTATGAACCACGGCCACATTTGTAAGGCGCAGGCAATGCATCCCGCCATACAACTCGGAATGAAGAAGGTTCGTTGA